The following coding sequences are from one Coffea arabica cultivar ET-39 chromosome 11e, Coffea Arabica ET-39 HiFi, whole genome shotgun sequence window:
- the LOC113719606 gene encoding cysteine--tRNA ligase 2, cytoplasmic-like isoform X1: MAEKIVEEKKKPEGKKAADKKPEFQLYNSMSKQKEVFRPKEEGKVGMYVCGVTAYDYSHIGHARAYVAFDVLYRYLKYLGYEVVYVRNFTDVDDKIIKRANENGEDPISLSGRFCEEYLKDMDDLQCLPPTHQPRVSDHIDEIKRMISQIISNGCAYAVDGDVYFSIDKFPDYGRLSGQNLDGNRAGERVAVDSRKRNPADFALWKAAKPGEPSWDSPWGPGRPGWHIECSAMSAHYLTHTFDIHGGGMDLIFPHHENEIAQSCAACSESNVTYWLHNGFVTVDDEKMSKSLGNFFTIREVTKLYHPLALRHFLLGMHYRSPVNYSILQIEIASDAVYYIFQTLKDAEDALTEFRGKDEIDDAKASISTKAKNCIKNLHDEILTRMSDDLHTSTILSAALIEALRFINASVETLRKKPQKKKQRQQQQEQQTTVLSLIELEREVKEVLDLLGLLPRLTYSEVLSQLKEKALTRAKLTEDDILHSIEERAQARKNKDYTLSDQIRSDLAVKGIALMDLGKETVWRPCVPVQQANVVDPAQ; encoded by the exons ATGGCGGAGAAGATAgtggaggagaagaagaagccGGAGGGGAAGAAGGCGGCGGATAAGAAGCCGGAGTTTCAGTTGTATAATAGTATGTCGAAGCAAAAGGAGGTTTTCCGGCCGAAAGAAGAAGGCAAAGTAGGAATGTATGTTTGTGGCGTGACCGCGTACGACTACAGCCACATTGGCCACGCACGCGCCTACGTGGCGTTTGATGTCCTCTACAG GTACCTAAAGTATTTGGGATACGAGGTTGTTTATGTTCGGAACTTCACTGATGTTGATGACAAG ATCATTAAGAGAGCTAATGAGAATGGAGAAGACCCAATATCTTTGAGTGGTCGGTTTTGTGAAGAGTATCTAAAAGACATGGATGATCTCCAATGCCTTCCTCCTACCCATCAACCTCGTGTGTCTGATCACATAGACGAAATAAAGAGAATGATTTCTCAG ATCATTAGCAATGGGTGTGCTTATGCAGTTGATGGTGATGTATATTTCTCTATTGACAAATTCCCTGACTACGGGCGGCTATCAGGACAAAATTTAGATGGTAATAGAGCTGGGGAACGGGTTGCTGTTGATTCAAGAAAGCGTAACCCAGCTGACTTTGCCTTGTGGAAG GCCGCAAAACCTGGGGAGCCAAGTTGGGACAGCCCATGGGGTCCTGGAAGACCTGGATGGCATATTGAATGCAGTGCCATGAGTGCTCATTATCTGACACACACTTTTGATATTCATGGTGGTGGGATGGATTTGATTTTCCCTcatcatgaaaatgaaattGCGCAAAGTTGTGCTGCTTGCTCAGAGAGCAATGTCACTTACTGGCTGCATAATGGGTTTGTTACTGTAGATGATGAGAAAATGTCAAAATCGCTTGGGAACTTCTTCACCATTCGAGAG GTCACGAAGCTGTACCATCCACTTGCACTGCGACATTTCTTATTGGGAATGCATTACCGTTCTCCTGTTAATTACTCAATATTGCAGATAGAAATTGCATCAGATGCTGTTTACTACATATTTCAG ACTCTAAAGGATGCTGAAGACGCTCTCACTGAATTTCGTGGAAAAGATGAAATTGATGACGCAAAAGCTTCCATCAGCACAAAAGCCAAAAATTGCATCAAGAATCTTCATGACGAAATTTTGACAAGAATGTCAGATGATTTGCACACGTCTACCATTTTGAGTGCTGCTCTAATAGAAGCCTTGAGATTCATTAATGCTTCTGTAGAGACACTTAGG AAAAAGCCACAGAAAAAGAAGCAACGGCAACAGCAACAGGAGCAGCAAACAACTGTACTCTCTCTGATTGAATTAGAGAGAGAAGTGAAGGAAGTTTTGGATCTCCTGGGATTGCTTCCGAGGTTGACATATTCTGAG GTATTATCACAATTGAAGGAGAAAGCATTGACGAGAGCTAAGCTGACAGAAGATGATATTTTGCACTCAATTGAAGAAAGAGCTCAAGCAAGGAAAAATAAAGATTATACTTTGAGTGATCAGATTAGGAGTGATTTGGCTGTTAAGGGTATAGCTTTAATGGATCTTGGGAAAGAAACCGTTTGGAGGCCTTGCGTGCCAGTACAACAAGCAAATGTTGTTGATCCAGCCCAATGA
- the LOC113719606 gene encoding cysteine--tRNA ligase, chloroplastic/mitochondrial-like isoform X2 produces the protein MAEKIVEEKKKPEGKKAADKKPEFQLYNSMSKQKEVFRPKEEGKVGMYVCGVTAYDYSHIGHARAYVAFDVLYRYLKYLGYEVVYVRNFTDVDDKIIKRANENGEDPISLSGRFCEEYLKDMDDLQCLPPTHQPRVSDHIDEIKRMISQIISNGCAYAVDGDVYFSIDKFPDYGRLSGQNLDGNRAGERVAVDSRKRNPADFALWKAAKPGEPSWDSPWGPGRPGWHIECSAMSAHYLTHTFDIHGGGMDLIFPHHENEIAQSCAACSESNVTYWLHNGFVTVDDEKMSKSLGNFFTIREVTKLYHPLALRHFLLGMHYRSPVNYSILQIEIASDAVYYIFQKKPQKKKQRQQQQEQQTTVLSLIELEREVKEVLDLLGLLPRLTYSEVLSQLKEKALTRAKLTEDDILHSIEERAQARKNKDYTLSDQIRSDLAVKGIALMDLGKETVWRPCVPVQQANVVDPAQ, from the exons ATGGCGGAGAAGATAgtggaggagaagaagaagccGGAGGGGAAGAAGGCGGCGGATAAGAAGCCGGAGTTTCAGTTGTATAATAGTATGTCGAAGCAAAAGGAGGTTTTCCGGCCGAAAGAAGAAGGCAAAGTAGGAATGTATGTTTGTGGCGTGACCGCGTACGACTACAGCCACATTGGCCACGCACGCGCCTACGTGGCGTTTGATGTCCTCTACAG GTACCTAAAGTATTTGGGATACGAGGTTGTTTATGTTCGGAACTTCACTGATGTTGATGACAAG ATCATTAAGAGAGCTAATGAGAATGGAGAAGACCCAATATCTTTGAGTGGTCGGTTTTGTGAAGAGTATCTAAAAGACATGGATGATCTCCAATGCCTTCCTCCTACCCATCAACCTCGTGTGTCTGATCACATAGACGAAATAAAGAGAATGATTTCTCAG ATCATTAGCAATGGGTGTGCTTATGCAGTTGATGGTGATGTATATTTCTCTATTGACAAATTCCCTGACTACGGGCGGCTATCAGGACAAAATTTAGATGGTAATAGAGCTGGGGAACGGGTTGCTGTTGATTCAAGAAAGCGTAACCCAGCTGACTTTGCCTTGTGGAAG GCCGCAAAACCTGGGGAGCCAAGTTGGGACAGCCCATGGGGTCCTGGAAGACCTGGATGGCATATTGAATGCAGTGCCATGAGTGCTCATTATCTGACACACACTTTTGATATTCATGGTGGTGGGATGGATTTGATTTTCCCTcatcatgaaaatgaaattGCGCAAAGTTGTGCTGCTTGCTCAGAGAGCAATGTCACTTACTGGCTGCATAATGGGTTTGTTACTGTAGATGATGAGAAAATGTCAAAATCGCTTGGGAACTTCTTCACCATTCGAGAG GTCACGAAGCTGTACCATCCACTTGCACTGCGACATTTCTTATTGGGAATGCATTACCGTTCTCCTGTTAATTACTCAATATTGCAGATAGAAATTGCATCAGATGCTGTTTACTACATATTTCAG AAAAAGCCACAGAAAAAGAAGCAACGGCAACAGCAACAGGAGCAGCAAACAACTGTACTCTCTCTGATTGAATTAGAGAGAGAAGTGAAGGAAGTTTTGGATCTCCTGGGATTGCTTCCGAGGTTGACATATTCTGAG GTATTATCACAATTGAAGGAGAAAGCATTGACGAGAGCTAAGCTGACAGAAGATGATATTTTGCACTCAATTGAAGAAAGAGCTCAAGCAAGGAAAAATAAAGATTATACTTTGAGTGATCAGATTAGGAGTGATTTGGCTGTTAAGGGTATAGCTTTAATGGATCTTGGGAAAGAAACCGTTTGGAGGCCTTGCGTGCCAGTACAACAAGCAAATGTTGTTGATCCAGCCCAATGA
- the LOC113718598 gene encoding uncharacterized protein, whose product MRKSINIPRIISLKKSRKIKKFMLLRHYKYGYVQEYQFSPSNSPFLPYNCRKPINKRRYKDLYSILFIGKCLGMNKAEKEYRGFPLESKVLPAIEDTIAKDLSEQSELSGEDDERSIDERAEKFIERFYEKMRIQRQELLM is encoded by the coding sequence ATGAGGAAATCCATCAATATTCCAAGAATTATTTCACTCAAAAAGTCaaggaaaatcaagaaattcatgCTTCTCAGGCATTACAAGTATGGGTACGTTCAGGAGTATCAGTTCTCCCCTTCAAATAGTCCATTCCTGCCGTACAACTGCAGAAAGCCAATCAACAAGAGGAGATATAAAGATTTGTACTCCATTTTATTCATTGGAAAATGCTTAGGTATGAACAAGGCAGAAAAGGAATACAGGGGCTTTCCATTGGAGTCGAAGGTTTTGCCTGCTATTGAGGATACTATTGCAAAAGATTTATCTGAACAATCAGAGTTAAGTGGGGAAGATGATGAGCGCTCAATTGATGAAAGGGCTGAGAAGTTTATTGAAAGGTTCTATGAGAAGATGAGAATTCAGAGGCAAGAATTACTCATGTAG
- the LOC140021683 gene encoding uncharacterized protein, which yields MAMGLEREREQSLPSSSSSKPLHNFNLPFGLRWGNQKFLRCMKVNSNGEISVVQRRPSSSSSLVAAFNTSNGNRNGNLNSSSSADVVSIIGKRKEREKCDDPSIVLVDYHRGSDSKKVGLSLMPPPPLASSSSASVVATECRQKIKSAENGDGGGDGIAAVREKLMLDLQIAADKMKDAILREGLEPDKQHDNLPSLVQAPATLVATVATTASEIAEAAARPWNLRTRRAACKAPSGNGCSLAGAETSNGGSGDGSSPEKSLKVDLVKPNFGASPSRVAVAENNKSSPRLRSGGATTATASPSNEKKERAKFSVSITRQEIEEDFLAIAGRRPPRRPQKRSKYIQKNLDTLFPGLWLIEITAEMYKVPETQ from the exons ATGGCGATGGGTTTAGAACGAGAAAGAGAACAATCATTGCCATCCTCATCATCATCCAAGCCTTTGCATAATTTCAACCTGCCGTTTGGATTACGGTGGGGTAATCAGAAGTTTTTGCGATGTATGAAGGTTAACTCTAACGGCGAAATCTCTGTCGTCCAACGCCGTCCTTCGTCTTCCTCCTCACTAGTTGCTGCTTTTAATACTAGTAATGGTAATAGAAATGGGAATTtgaattcttcttcttctgctgaTGTTGTGTCCATCATCGggaagaggaaggagagggagaAATGTGATGACCCATCTATTGTGCTGGTGGATTATCACCGTGGATCCGATTCTAAGAAAGTGGGTTTGAGTTTGATGCCTCCTCCTCCTCTGGCGTCGTCTTCGTCGGCTAGTGTCGTTGCTACTGAGTGTCGCCAAAAAATCAAGTCGGCAGAGAATGGAGATGGAGGTGGTGATGGGATCGCTGCGGTGAGGGAGAAGCTCATGCTTGATCTTCAAATAGCAGCGGATAAGATGAAAGATGCAATTTTGAGGGAGGGGCTTGAGCCAGACAAGCAACATGATAATCTACCATCATTGGTGCAGGCGCCAGCGACTTTGGTGGCAACGGTTGCTACTACTGCGTCGGAGATTGCTGAGGCAGCTGCGCGACCGTGGAACTTAAGGACTAGGAGGGCGGCCTGTAAGGCGCCGTCCGGTAACGGATGCTCCTTAGCCGGTGCCGAGACCAGTAACGGCGGCAGTGGCGATGGTTCTTCACCCGAGAAGAGTTTGAAGGTGGATTTGGTGAAACCCAATTTTGGGGCTTCACCGTCGAGGGTAGCGGTGGCGGAGAACAATAAGTCATCACCAAGGCTGAGAAGTGGTGGCGCCACCACTGCTACCGCTTCTCCGAGCaatgagaagaaagaaagagctAAGTTTTCGGTTTCTATTACACGACAAGAGATTGAAGAGGATTTCTTGGCTATTGCTGGTCGAAGGCCACCTCGCAGGCCTCAGAAACGtagcaaatatatacaaaaaaatttgGAT ACTTTGTTCCCGGGCTTGTGGTTGATAGAGATTACTGCAGAGATGTACAAAGTTCCTGAAACGCAGTAG
- the LOC140021414 gene encoding uncharacterized protein yields the protein MTWYVRCRARNSVPPCNWQFRATLRSSHNMWMIVTLADAHTCVRVCYSNDHRGLSSDIIAEHIIPHIMNGLVYKIKEIQVSVKQEFHCDVSYKKAWYARCRAIDMLYGDWPTSISQLPTYIEELQRSIPGTVVVWDHHPLNTPSAIIFDYIFWAFAPAIQAFCYLKSVICVDGTFLKGAYRGKLLVAIGFDADNSMFPLAYALVDEENNRSWSWFMRLLRIHVCGDVQNICIISDRHHGIINAMRTFEEWQEPLGVHRFCLIHIRSNFTQKFKNERLKSLMYAAGVANQSRKYEDIMNLIYSLNTEAYTWLTGGSVRPE from the exons ATGACTTGGTATGTTCGTTGTCGGGCTCGTAACTCCGTGCCCCCTTGTAATTGGCAGTTTCGTGCAACCTTACGGAGCTCGCACAACATGTGGATGATTGTCACACTTGCTGACGCACATACTTGCGTCCGTGTTTGCTATAGTAACGATCACCGTGGATTGAGTAGTGACATAATTGCCGAGCACATTATTCCCCATATTATGAATGGTCTGGTGTACAAAATCAAGGAAATTCAGGTATCGGTGAAACAAGAGTTTCATTGCGATGTGTCATATAAGAAGGCTTGGTACGCTAGATGCCGTGCCATTGATATGTTATATGGGGACTGGCCGACATCCATATCGCAACTGCCGACATATATTGAGGAGTTACAACGGTCGATTCCAGGGACGGTAGTTGTGTGGGATCATCATCCATTAAATACCCCCTCTGCAATAATTTTTGATTATATATTTTGGGCATTTGCTCCAGCCATCCAAGCTTTCTGCTATCTAAAATCGGTGATATGCGTGGATGGTACCTTTTTGAAAGGGGCTTATCGGGGAAAACTTCTTGTCGCCATAGGGTTTGATGCTGACAATTCAATGTTTCCCTTGGCATATGCCCTAGTTGATGAGGAGAATAATCGGAGTTGGTCTTGGTTCATGAGACTGTTACGCATTCACGTGTGTGGTGATGTGCAAAATATATGTATTATTTCTGATCGTCACCATGGCATTATAAACGCAATGCGTACATTCGAAGAGTGGCAGGAGCCATTAGGGGTGCACCGATTTTGTTTGATTCATATTCGGAGCAATTTCACACAAAAATTCAAGAATGAGAG ACTTAAAAGCCTGATGTACGCTGCTGGTGTGGCAAATCAGTCGCGCAAGTATGAGGACATCATGAATTTGATTTACTCCTTGAATACGGAGGCGTACACATGGCTAACGGGTGGATCAGTTCGACCCGAGTAA
- the LOC113718599 gene encoding uncharacterized protein: protein MAVDVRSEISRLIVSSRHSFSHDFKEVEIEEEKKPSSGPFWQFQRSSSLNYDNRRNNTLIRSLHFLSLSNCTSSAPNPKPSMIPKVMQKQHS from the exons ATGGCAGTAGATGTTCGGTCAGAAATTTCAAGGCTTATTGTGAGTTCAAGACACTCTTTCTCTCATGATTTTAAGGAAGTAG AAatagaagaggaaaagaaaccaTCATCTGGACCATTTTGGCAATTTCAAAGAAGCAGTAGTTTGAATTATGATAACCGTAGAAATAATACATTAATCCGATCCTTACATTTTCTTTCGCTGAGCAATTGTACTAGTTCAGCTCCAAATCCCAAACCATCAATGATACCAAAGGTTATGCAGAAGCAGCATTCCTAG